GAGGATATGTGGTATTGGTATCCTGGTGAAGATCGTGAATGTCTGAGGGTATCGTGTTGATAATCTGGGGGTCATGGATCAGCGACAATCCGGGGATGATGATCGTGGGTCAGAGATGGAGTGTTGATGGAGTGAGTCTTTGTCCAATTAGTGACCAGACACCAACACAGTTAGATGACAGACGTGATCAACGCCCGTTATTGAACACTAATGAATTGAAATGTGttgatcaagatcatcaggCGTTGTTCATTCCATCTCCGCATTTCAACAAACAATAGGGCCAGTCTAAAACCCCGCCATCTCACCAACGCTCTCTCAGCCAGATCGGTCCCGAAGAACTCGTACAAGCCAAGACACAAACAAGGCCGATCGTTCCGTTTAGGCACCCTTATTCCACCGTCGCACCAACCCTCTCAAAATGGCAAAAACGAGCGTCCATGGTCTCATTCTCACAGAGCATTCTACCCTTACAGTTTAGCGCATGTCTCGGTGATGTTACACTGCACATACGGTAGTCAAGAGCAAGTTTTTCCCAACGGCAGATTGATCAAAGTTTTGTAGCTACGAGCGTCTAGACTTGAGGGATATTTCCTCAACAAAGTCATTCTCAGACCATAAAGCAATAAATCGTTTAAAATGGCTGCAAATTGGGAGCGCTAGGACGGAGCTCTGTATTTTTTATTTGGATGCCTGGAGGACATCTCCACTTGGAAGGGCAAGAATATGGATGCCTTGGCAAGTGTCTCCACTACGTCATATGTGCCGCTTATCCGATGACGTTTAGGCAGCCGAATTAATCGGTACGTATCGTGTTTCCTGCCCGCAAAATCCCCAGACCCCAAATTTCAAGGTGCTCAGCGGCTTTTTGCTAGCGCGTGGAGAGGTCGAGATGATTCGCTGGAGCGGAGAGAGCTTCTCCAATTTTCATGAGGGATCTCCATGGGGAAAAAGAGgaggtgaggttgagatcGTTGCCGTTGATATCGCTCTCATGCGAGAGATAGTAAGACATTGGCAATCGTTCTTTCATGTTGGTGATAATGGTAATTTAACGGTGAGATACTGTGAACAGTGGAATCATCCGTTGGAATGGAAAGTTACCCCGTCAACTCCCGTGTCTAACATCGGAGCATTCAGTGCAACCCCAGACAAGAGAATAAAGAGAGAGCCCCTGGTTCATTCCGAGACAATAACCTTAACGTTTCCACAATTCCCAAGCCCATCTCCAAATTCTGGTGGTCAGATATATCCAAAGGTTGCATGTGGTGGATACGCTTAAACGCCCGCCCACCATCCTCCCTACCTCCTCATCCTTAGACTGGCTCACAAGATGGGGATGAACCGGGGATGAGCGATGATCCTATCCAAACTCATCCGCCCCAGGTCTCACCCGCATTCTCAATTGCCAAGTTATTTAACCTACCCTTGGCCTCTGTCTTTTTCTTGGCTCTTCAGTCCTTCACACTTTTCCTCCATCTTTACCATCAAGACTCACCTTCACAATGGATAACAAGGAATTGGGCCCTGATGTCCCTGAGGCGTCTCACAATGAGAAGAATGGTCTTGGCCATGTACCGCCCAGTGCTACAGGTCGTCGTGGTTCGACTGCCGTGAACATCGTGGAGAACCCACTCAAGGTACGCTTGGCGATCTCTTGGCTCATCGCCGAGCCTTCTTAGCCaaatcgccaagaagctcggcgatgatgaccCCCAACTCAATTGATCTGAAACTCACCCATCACTTCAATTGGTGTATACAATTTATCTTCAATTACTAACATTGAAATTTGCAGCGCGTCACACCTGAACAAGCAGCTCACGATGCGCGTGTCTTCGCCGAAACCCACGGCATGTCCGAGCACGCAGAACTCTTCTCCCGCGCCGCCCTCGTCGCCCGCGACCAAGAGCAATTCAACatggtcaaggagctcaaggaagaTGAGCGTCAAGCCCTCGAGTACGAGCGCGATCATAAGTGGCACGGCCCAAAGATGCTCTGGTACTCTATCTCACTGTGCGCCATTGGCGCTGCGACTCAGGGTTGGGATCAGACTGGTTCCAACGGTGCCAACTTGTCGTTTCCCCAGGAATTTGGGCTCGATGAGGAGAATAGTGTTCGTGATCAGTGGATTGTGGGACTAGTCAATTCGATTATCTTTTTGACTGCTGGTTTGATGTAAGTTAACTGACTACAATTCACTACGCTTCAGTCGGGTTGGAGTAATGCTAACGAGTGCAGTGGCGCTTTCATCGTTGATCCGCTGAACCACTACTTCGGTCGTCGTGGTGAAATCTTCATCACGGCCTGCTGTCTCACCGCAACCCCCATCGCCTCCGGCTTCACTCACTCATGGCAAGAGCTCTTCGCAGTGCGCTTCGTGATGGGCATCGGCATCGGCGCCAAAAACGCCACCGTACCCATCTACTCCGCCGAGATGGCACCCGCCCGCGTCCGCGGCGCCCTCGTCATGTTTTGGCAGCTCTGGGTCGTGGTCGGCATCTTCCTCGGCTTCTGCGCCAACGTCATCGTCAAGGACACCGGCAGAATCTCCTGGCGCCTGCAGCTCGGCTCTGCCTTTATCCCCTCGTTCCTCCTCGGTATTGGTATCTTTTTCTGCCCCGAGTCGCCGCGTTGGTTGATGAAGCATGGGAAGCATGCTAAGGGGTTCAGATCGATGCAGAGGCTGAGAGCGCATGATATCATTGCTGCTAGGGACTTTTACTACTCGTGGATTATTTATGAGGAGGAATT
This genomic stretch from Fusarium fujikuroi IMI 58289 draft genome, chromosome FFUJ_chr09 harbors:
- a CDS encoding related to myo-inositol transport protein ITR1, translating into MDNKELGPDVPEASHNEKNGLGHVPPSATGRRGSTAVNIVENPLKRVTPEQAAHDARVFAETHGMSEHAELFSRAALVARDQEQFNMVKELKEDERQALEYERDHKWHGPKMLWYSISLCAIGAATQGWDQTGSNGANLSFPQEFGLDEENSVRDQWIVGLVNSIIFLTAGLIGAFIVDPLNHYFGRRGEIFITACCLTATPIASGFTHSWQELFAVRFVMGIGIGAKNATVPIYSAEMAPARVRGALVMFWQLWVVVGIFLGFCANVIVKDTGRISWRLQLGSAFIPSFLLGIGIFFCPESPRWLMKHGKHAKGFRSMQRLRAHDIIAARDFYYSWIIYEEELTVARGAGYFQRLWDCFAVPRIRRANYGASTVMIAQQMCGINIISFYSSTIFRNAGYTAVQALYASLGYGAIQVIATIPTLFLIDTKGRRTLCLITFPFMCVFLLAAGLSLLNHSGSRGAQIGPVVLFVYLFTIAYSLGEGPVAFQYSAEVFPTIQREQGMAWAVCINNTFAGVLGLTFPRMTNAMTPTGAFGFYAGLNLIAWGMIFCFVRETKQLTLEELDQVFSVPTKQFISYETRVWLPYFFKRHILRKKNIVKPPPIIERAELTFNSD